One part of the Arabidopsis thaliana chromosome 4, partial sequence genome encodes these proteins:
- the CYP71A20 gene encoding cytochrome P450, family 71, subfamily A, polypeptide 20 (''cytochrome P450, family 71, subfamily A, polypeptide 20'' (CYP71A20); FUNCTIONS IN: electron carrier activity, monooxygenase activity, iron ion binding, oxygen binding, heme binding; INVOLVED IN: oxidation reduction; CONTAINS InterPro DOMAIN/s: Cytochrome P450 (InterPro:IPR001128), Cytochrome P450, E-class, group I (InterPro:IPR002401), Cytochrome P450, conserved site (InterPro:IPR017972); BEST Arabidopsis thaliana protein match is: cytochrome P450, family 71, subfamily A, polypeptide 19 (TAIR:AT4G13290.1); Has 33816 Blast hits to 33612 proteins in 1682 species: Archae - 67; Bacteria - 3972; Metazoa - 11836; Fungi - 7179; Plants - 9534; Viruses - 3; Other Eukaryotes - 1225 (source: NCBI BLink).) has protein sequence MEMILITLCLTTLLALLLKSILKRTATKNFNLPPSPWRLPVIGNLHQLSLHTHRSLRSLSLRYGPLMLLHFGRTPVLIVSSADVAHDVMKTHDLVCANRPKTKVVDKILSGGRDVAFAPYGEYWRQMKSICIQNLLNNKMVRSYEKIREEEIKRMIEKLEKASCSSSPSPVNLSQILMTLTNDIICRVALGRKYSGKKDGIDVENIVRTFAALLGEFPVGEYIPSLSWIDRIRGLDHKMEVVDKRFDEFLERVVKEHEEADKETRSDLVDKLLTIQSDKTGQFELEKSALKLIIWDMFLAGTATTLSFLEWAMTELMRNPKVMKKLQEEIRSSSPQDLFVTEKEAEKMNYLQAVIKEALRLRPPAPLLVPRVLSEDVKLKGYNIPAGTQVIVNAWAIQRDTTTWGTDAEEFKPERHLDTNLDFQGQDFKFIPFGSGKRICPGIGFTSALIGVTLANIVKRFNWRMDVEPQRVQHDLTEATGLVVFRKFPLIAIPSSA, from the exons atggAAATGATATTAATCACTTTGTGCTTAACTACCCTCCTTGCACTTCTGCTAAAATCCATACTCAAAAGAACCGCCACAAAAAACTTTAATCTACCACCGTCCCCTTGGCGACTTCCGGTGATCGGAAACCTCCACCAGCTCAGCCTCCATACTCACCGATCTCTTCGTTCCCTCAGTCTCCGATATGGACCACTCATGCTCCTTCATTTTGGCCGTACACCAGTCCTTATAGTCTCCTCCGCCGATGTTGCTCATGACGTCATGAAGACTCACGATCTTGTTTGTGCCAACcgcccaaaaacaaaagtggtCGATAAAATTCTGAGTGGTGGGAGAGATGTGGCTTTTGCCCCTTATGGTGAATATTGGAGACAAATGAAG AGTATATGCATCCAGAATCTACTCAACAATAAAATGGTCAGGTCGTATgagaagataagagaagaagagatcaaacGAATGATTGAAAAGCTGGAAAAAGCgagttgttcttcttcacCCTCACCGGTAAATCTAAGCCAAATCCTAATGACTTTGACAAACGATATAATATGTAGAGTTGCCTTAGGAAGAAAATATAGCGGCAAGAAAGATGGAATTGATGTGGAGAATATAGTAAGGACATTTGCCGCACTCTTGGGTGAATTTCCTGTTGGAGAATACATTCCTAGTTTGTCGTGGATCGATAGGATACGCGGTCTGGATCATAAAATGGAGGTAGTAGATAAAAGGTTTGATGAGTTTCTGGAAAGAGTGGTGAAAGAGCATGAAGAGGCAGATAAAGAGACTAGATCCGACTTGGTTGATAAGTTACTAACGATCCAAAGCGATAAGACCGGACAATTCGAGCTTGAGAAAAGTGCCTTAAAACTTATCATATGG GATATGTTTTTAGCAGGAACAGCGACAACTCTATCATTTCTTGAATGGGCAATGACAGAGCTAATGAGAAATCCAAAGGTTATGAAGAAACTCCAAGAAGAGATTCGTTCAAGTTCACCacaagatttatttgtaacggagaaagaagctgagaaaATGAATTATTTACAAGCTGTTATCAAGGAAGCCTTAAGGTTGCGTCCACCAGCTCCACTATTGGTTCCACGAGTACTTAGTGAAGATGTCAAGTTAAAGGGATATAATATTCCTGCAGGCACACAG GTTATAGTCAATGCTTGGGCAATCCAACGAGACACTACAACATGGGGGACAGATGCAGAAGAGTTTAAGCCAGAAAGGCATTTAGACACAAACTTGGATTTTCAGGGAcaagatttcaaatttattcCATTCGGGTCGGGAAAAAGGATATGTCCTGGGATAGGATTCACATCGGCATTGATCGGGGTGACATTGGCCAATATCGTGAAACGGTTCAACTGGAGAATGGATGTGGAACCACAAAGGGTTCAACATGACCTAACTGAAGCAACCGGTCTCGTTGTTTTCCGAAAATTCCCTCTTATCGCTATTCCATCTTCTGCTTGA
- the CYP71A20 gene encoding cytochrome P450, family 71, subfamily A, polypeptide 20 (''cytochrome P450, family 71, subfamily A, polypeptide 20'' (CYP71A20); FUNCTIONS IN: electron carrier activity, monooxygenase activity, iron ion binding, oxygen binding, heme binding; INVOLVED IN: oxidation reduction; CONTAINS InterPro DOMAIN/s: Cytochrome P450 (InterPro:IPR001128), Cytochrome P450, E-class, group I (InterPro:IPR002401); BEST Arabidopsis thaliana protein match is: cytochrome P450, family 71, subfamily A, polypeptide 19 (TAIR:AT4G13290.1); Has 35333 Blast hits to 34131 proteins in 2444 species: Archae - 798; Bacteria - 22429; Metazoa - 974; Fungi - 991; Plants - 531; Viruses - 0; Other Eukaryotes - 9610 (source: NCBI BLink).) encodes MEMILITLCLTTLLALLLKSILKRTATKNFNLPPSPWRLPVIGNLHQLSLHTHRSLRSLSLRYGPLMLLHFGRTPVLIVSSADVAHDVMKTHDLVCANRPKTKVVDKILSGGRDVAFAPYGEYWRQMKSICIQNLLNNKMVRSYEKIREEEIKRMIEKLEKASCSSSPSPVNLSQILMTLTNDIICRVALGRKYSGKKDGIDVENIVRTFAALLGEFPVGEYIPSLSWIDRIRGLDHKMEVVDKRFDEFLERVVKEHEEADKETRSDLVDKLLTIQSDKTGQFELEKSALKLIIWDMFLAGTATTLSFLEWAMTELMRNPKVMKKLQEEIRSSSPQDLFVTEKEAEKMNYLQAVIKEALRLRPPAPLLVPRVLSEDVKLKGYNIPAGTQV; translated from the exons atggAAATGATATTAATCACTTTGTGCTTAACTACCCTCCTTGCACTTCTGCTAAAATCCATACTCAAAAGAACCGCCACAAAAAACTTTAATCTACCACCGTCCCCTTGGCGACTTCCGGTGATCGGAAACCTCCACCAGCTCAGCCTCCATACTCACCGATCTCTTCGTTCCCTCAGTCTCCGATATGGACCACTCATGCTCCTTCATTTTGGCCGTACACCAGTCCTTATAGTCTCCTCCGCCGATGTTGCTCATGACGTCATGAAGACTCACGATCTTGTTTGTGCCAACcgcccaaaaacaaaagtggtCGATAAAATTCTGAGTGGTGGGAGAGATGTGGCTTTTGCCCCTTATGGTGAATATTGGAGACAAATGAAG AGTATATGCATCCAGAATCTACTCAACAATAAAATGGTCAGGTCGTATgagaagataagagaagaagagatcaaacGAATGATTGAAAAGCTGGAAAAAGCgagttgttcttcttcacCCTCACCGGTAAATCTAAGCCAAATCCTAATGACTTTGACAAACGATATAATATGTAGAGTTGCCTTAGGAAGAAAATATAGCGGCAAGAAAGATGGAATTGATGTGGAGAATATAGTAAGGACATTTGCCGCACTCTTGGGTGAATTTCCTGTTGGAGAATACATTCCTAGTTTGTCGTGGATCGATAGGATACGCGGTCTGGATCATAAAATGGAGGTAGTAGATAAAAGGTTTGATGAGTTTCTGGAAAGAGTGGTGAAAGAGCATGAAGAGGCAGATAAAGAGACTAGATCCGACTTGGTTGATAAGTTACTAACGATCCAAAGCGATAAGACCGGACAATTCGAGCTTGAGAAAAGTGCCTTAAAACTTATCATATGG GATATGTTTTTAGCAGGAACAGCGACAACTCTATCATTTCTTGAATGGGCAATGACAGAGCTAATGAGAAATCCAAAGGTTATGAAGAAACTCCAAGAAGAGATTCGTTCAAGTTCACCacaagatttatttgtaacggagaaagaagctgagaaaATGAATTATTTACAAGCTGTTATCAAGGAAGCCTTAAGGTTGCGTCCACCAGCTCCACTATTGGTTCCACGAGTACTTAGTGAAGATGTCAAGTTAAAGGGATATAATATTCCTGCAGGCACACAGGTTTAA
- a CDS encoding uncharacterized protein (unknown protein; Has 68 Blast hits to 67 proteins in 12 species: Archae - 0; Bacteria - 0; Metazoa - 0; Fungi - 0; Plants - 68; Viruses - 0; Other Eukaryotes - 0 (source: NCBI BLink).) — MAEDRSSKIQALDIESNIERRFEEMEQTLIRIQQEDTATNESSQWRPQPTDWNARNMTPIEVSAILLHQEDNHHHDQQTQQGSSNTITNFFDWKPDFVFRTQCVINDEACRLVLYGGNNIISKGLVKQLKLKTLKKYPSVRVMATRREDKVAEETCRVPVSIGDFYKDKVTCYVVNMEEEEDQLLFGGPWLYRVQATHNGRDDSCMIIWNHNMILL, encoded by the coding sequence ATGGCCGAAGACAGAAGCAGTAAAATACAAGCCTTGGATATTGAGAGTAACATCGAAAGACGGTTTGAGGAGATGGAGCAAACCCTAATAAGAATTCAACAAGAAGATACTGCTACTAATGAGTCCTCCCAATGGAGACCGCAACCAACAGATTGGAATGCGAGAAACATGACTCCTATCGAGGTTTCCGCGATCTTACTGCATCAAGAAgacaatcatcatcatgatcaacAAACTCAACAAGGTAGTAGTAATACAATAACAAACTTCTTTGACTGGAAaccagattttgttttccgcACACAATGTGTTATCAACGACGAAGCCTGCAGATTGGTCCTCTACGGCGGAAACAACATCATTTCAAAAGGTTTAGTGAAGCAGTTGAAACTCAAGACGCTGAAAAAATATCCATCTGTTAGGGTTATGGCAACGAGAAGAGAGGATAAAGTCGCAGAGGAGACGTGTAGAGTCCCTGTCTCAATCGGAGATTTCTATAAGGACAAAGTTACATGCTATGTAGTCAacatggaagaagaggaagatcaaCTTCTCTTTGGAGGACCATGGCTTTATCGCGTTCAAGCTACACATAATGGACGAGACGACTCTTGTATGATTATATGGAACCACAACATGATTCTATTGTAA
- a CDS encoding S-adenosyl-L-methionine-dependent methyltransferases superfamily protein, with product MEIIPRDTEEKNGRFNVLGYQWRSLRFNDDTRQSTVKVMAACRTLQPSSVFYMQQPHCLAVPYLKSMVSVGLTSLAASKFDMRSVAIGDKQMRVLCIGHGGGSLPLFIAKHILGAVVDIVELDPLVISESVRAMGFPAFSVMTATGKRVLPTPEIIDQVMWGGIHERLSLYESKAEDFILRNQSNTYDLIFMDAYDGADIFPHSLWDSSSVFMKALSKTLHHEHGTLVVNLHSDADISDIDRSNEGVTTGKYVRKVGKAYKKGLLENERNGLVFACEVPWLCNVSLVVSRGMGSEGRDREKTKSNLMKTSLEVDRVLRLPFSCLDYLKTGLAII from the exons ATGGAGATTATTCCAAGAGATACAGAGGAGAAGAATGGGAGGTTTAATGTACTTGGATATCAATGGCGATCGCTTCGGTTTAACGATGATACTAGACAAAGCACTGTGAAAGTTATGGCTGCTTGTAGAACATTGCAACCaagttctgttttttataTGCAACAGCCTCATTGTCTTGCTGTTCCAT ATCTGAAGAGTATGGTTTCAGTTGGATTGACTTCTCTTGCAGCTTCTAAATTTGATATGAGGAGTGTAGCTATTGGGGACAAACAAATGCGTGTGTTATGTATCGGTCACGGTGGAGGAAGTTTACCGTTGTTTATAGCTAAACACATTCTTG GTGCTGTTGTTGACATAGTTGAGCTAGACCCACTTGTTATCTCAGAGTCGGTTCGAGCAATGGGCTTTCCTGCATTCTCTGTGATGACAGCAACTGGGAAACGTGTGTTACCAACTCCTGAAATTATTGACCAAGTGATGTGGGGAGGGATCCATGAGAGACTCTCCTTATACGAATCAAAAGCTGAGGATTTCATTCTCAGGAACCAAAGTAATACTTATGACTTGATCTTCATGGATGCTTATGATGGAGCAGACATCTTTCCCCATAGTCTGTGGGATTCCAGTTCTGTGTTTATGAAAGCTCTGAGCAAAACACTTCACCATGAGCATGGAACTCTGGTGGTGAACCTTCACTCTGATGCAGACATCTCTGATATAGACAGATCAAATGAAGGTGTAACAACGGGGAAGTATGTACGGAAAGTTGGTAAAGCCTATAAAAAGGGTTTATTAGAGAATGAGAGGAATGGTCTGGTGTTTGCTTGTGAAGTGCCATGGCTATGTAATGTATCGCTGGTGGTGAGCAGAGGGATGGGGTCAGAGggaagagatagagagaaaacCAAGAGTAATCTAATGAAGACTTCACTAGAAGTGGACCGAGTCCTGCGTCTGCCTTTCTCTTGCTTGGATTATCTGAAAACTGGTCTTGCCATCATATAA
- a CDS encoding S-adenosyl-L-methionine-dependent methyltransferases superfamily protein, with amino-acid sequence MNSIQRFSLTTQRGKRLSVVKSCVRHFCGRDVVIKDEGDWFYSPEWWDPQDGGYTVSRAVSNKGNGVVSVVAHPSSLPSRDSWGETEKWLEKRYMEIIPRDTEEKNGRFNVLGYQWRSLRFNDDTRQSTVKVMAACRTLQPSSVFYMQQPHCLAVPYLKSMVSVGLTSLAASKFDMRSVAIGDKQMRVLCIGHGGGSLPLFIAKHILGAVVDIVELDPLVISESVRAMGFPAFSVMTATGKRVLPTPEIIDQVMWGGIHERLSLYESKAEDFILRNQSNTYDLIFMDAYDGADIFPHSLWDSSSVFMKALSKTLHHEHGTLVVNLHSDADISDIDRSNEGVTTGKYVRKVGKAYKKGLLENERNGLVFACEVPWLCNVSLVVSRGMGSEGRDREKTKSNLMKTSLEVDRVLRLPFSCLDYLKTGLAII; translated from the exons ATGAACTCAATTCAACGTTTCTCGTTGACAACACAGCGTGGAAAAAGACTAAGCGTCGTCAAGTCATGTGTACGACATTTCTGCGGAAGAGACGTCGTAATAAAAGACGAAGGAGACTGGTTTTACTCGCCGGAATGGTGGGATCCTCAAGACGGTGGTTACACAGTCTCACGAGCTGTCTCCAATAAAggaaacggcgtcgtttctGTCGTCGCCCACCCTTCTTCTCTCCCT AGTAGAGATTCATGGGGAGAAACTGAGAAATGGTTAGAGAAAAGGTATATGGAGATTATTCCAAGAGATACAGAGGAGAAGAATGGGAGGTTTAATGTACTTGGATATCAATGGCGATCGCTTCGGTTTAACGATGATACTAGACAAAGCACTGTGAAAGTTATGGCTGCTTGTAGAACATTGCAACCaagttctgttttttataTGCAACAGCCTCATTGTCTTGCTGTTCCAT ATCTGAAGAGTATGGTTTCAGTTGGATTGACTTCTCTTGCAGCTTCTAAATTTGATATGAGGAGTGTAGCTATTGGGGACAAACAAATGCGTGTGTTATGTATCGGTCACGGTGGAGGAAGTTTACCGTTGTTTATAGCTAAACACATTCTTG GTGCTGTTGTTGACATAGTTGAGCTAGACCCACTTGTTATCTCAGAGTCGGTTCGAGCAATGGGCTTTCCTGCATTCTCTGTGATGACAGCAACTGGGAAACGTGTGTTACCAACTCCTGAAATTATTGACCAAGTGATGTGGGGAGGGATCCATGAGAGACTCTCCTTATACGAATCAAAAGCTGAGGATTTCATTCTCAGGAACCAAAGTAATACTTATGACTTGATCTTCATGGATGCTTATGATGGAGCAGACATCTTTCCCCATAGTCTGTGGGATTCCAGTTCTGTGTTTATGAAAGCTCTGAGCAAAACACTTCACCATGAGCATGGAACTCTGGTGGTGAACCTTCACTCTGATGCAGACATCTCTGATATAGACAGATCAAATGAAGGTGTAACAACGGGGAAGTATGTACGGAAAGTTGGTAAAGCCTATAAAAAGGGTTTATTAGAGAATGAGAGGAATGGTCTGGTGTTTGCTTGTGAAGTGCCATGGCTATGTAATGTATCGCTGGTGGTGAGCAGAGGGATGGGGTCAGAGggaagagatagagagaaaacCAAGAGTAATCTAATGAAGACTTCACTAGAAGTGGACCGAGTCCTGCGTCTGCCTTTCTCTTGCTTGGATTATCTGAAAACTGGTCTTGCCATCATATAA
- the LRX3 gene encoding Leucine-rich repeat (LRR) family protein (Leucine-rich repeat (LRR) family protein; FUNCTIONS IN: structural constituent of cell wall; LOCATED IN: cell wall, plant-type cell wall; EXPRESSED IN: 23 plant structures; EXPRESSED DURING: 13 growth stages; CONTAINS InterPro DOMAIN/s: Leucine-rich repeat-containing N-terminal domain, type 2 (InterPro:IPR013210); BEST Arabidopsis thaliana protein match is: Leucine-rich repeat (LRR) family protein (TAIR:AT3G24480.1); Has 637879 Blast hits to 129296 proteins in 3596 species: Archae - 1468; Bacteria - 134638; Metazoa - 215120; Fungi - 74599; Plants - 120849; Viruses - 14592; Other Eukaryotes - 76613 (source: NCBI BLink).): protein MKKTIQILLFFFFLINLTNALSISSDGGVLSDNEVRHIQRRQLLEFAERSVKITVDPSLNFENPRLRNAYIALQAWKQAILSDPNNFTSNWIGSNVCNYTGVFCSPALDNRKIRTVAGIDLNHADIAGYLPEELGLLSDLALFHVNSNRFCGTVPHRFNRLKLLFELDLSNNRFAGKFPTVVLQLPSLKFLDLRFNEFEGTVPKELFSKDLDAIFINHNRFRFELPENFGDSPVSVIVLANNRFHGCVPSSLVEMKNLNEIIFMNNGLNSCLPSDIGRLKNVTVFDVSFNELVGPLPESVGEMVSVEQLNVAHNMLSGKIPASICQLPKLENFTYSYNFFTGEAPVCLRLPEFDDRRNCLPGRPAQRSPGQCKAFLSRPPVNCGSFSCGRSVSPRPPVVTPLPPPSLPSPPPPAPIFSTPPTLTSPPPPSPPPPVYSPPPPPPPPPPVYSPPPPPPPPPPPPVYSPPPPPPPPPPPPPVYSPPPPSPPPPPPPVYSPPPPPPPPPPPPVYSPPPPPVYSSPPPPPSPAPTPVYCTRPPPPPPHSPPPPQFSPPPPEPYYYSSPPPPHSSPPPHSPPPPHSPPPPIYPYLSPPPPPTPVSSPPPTPVYSPPPPPPCIEPPPPPPCIEYSPPPPPPVVHYSSPPPPPVYYSSPPPPPVYYSSPPPPPPVHYSSPPPPEVHYHSPPPSPVHYSSPPPPPSAPCEESPPPAPVVHHSPPPPMVHHSPPPPVIHQSPPPPSPEYEGPLPPVIGVSYASPPPPPFY, encoded by the coding sequence ATGAAGAAGACGATTCAaatcctcctcttcttcttcttcctcatcaatCTCACCAACGCTCTCTCAATCTCCTCTGACGGCGGCGTTCTCTCCGATAACGAAGTCCGTCACATTCAACGCCGTCAATTACTCGAATTCGCCGAACGAAGCGTCAAAATCACCGTTGATCCTTCTCTAAACTTCGAGAATCCGAGATTGCGAAATGCTTATATAGCTCTACAAGCTTGGAAACAAGCGATTCTCTCTGATCCAAACAATTTCACTTCGAATTGGATCGGATCCAATGTCTGTAACTACACCGGAGTTTTCTGTTCTCCGGCGCTTGATAATCGGAAGATTCGTACCGTCGCCGGAATCGATCTCAATCACGCAGATATCGCTGGTTATTTACCTGAAGAGCTTGGTTTGTTATCAGATCTTGCTTTGTTTCATGTTAATTCAAACCGGTTTTGTGGTACTGTACCACACCGGTTTAACCGGCTTAAGCTTTTATTCGAGCTTGATCTTAGTAACAACCGGTTCGCTGGGAAGTTTCCGACGGTTGTCTTGCAATTACCGTCGTTGAAGTTTTTAGATCTCCGGTTTAATGAATTTGAAGGAACTGTACCGAAAGAGCTTTTTAGTAAAGATCTTGACGCGATTTTCATAAACCATAACCGGTTCCGGTTTGAATTACCGGAGAATTTTGGTGATTCGCCGGTTTCGGTTATTGTTTTGGCGAATAACCGGTTCCATGGTTGTGTACCATCGAGCTTGGTGGAGATGAAGAATCTTAACGAGATCATCTTCATGAACAATGGTCTTAATTCTTGTTTACCGTCTGATATCGGACGGTTAAAGAACGTGACGGTGTTTGACGTCAGttttaatgaacttgttgGGCCGTTACCGGAGAGTGTTGGTGAGATGGTTTCGGTGGAGCAGCTTAATGTGGCGCATAATATGTTGTCGGGGAAGATTCCGGCGAGTATTTGTCAGTTACCGAAGCTTGAGAATTTCACTTATAGTTACAATTTCTTTACCGGAGAAGCGCCTGTGTGTTTGAGGTTGCCGGAGTTTGATGATCGGAGAAATTGTTTGCCGGGAAGACCTGCTCAGAGGTCTCCAGGGCAATGTAAAGCGTTTTTGTCTCGTCCGCCGGTAAATTGTGGATCGTTTAGTTGTGGCCGTTCTGTGTCGCCTCGTCCTCCGGTTGTAACGCCGTTACCACCGCCTTCTTTGCCATCTCCGCCTCCACCTGCGCCAATTTTCTCAACACCTCCTACGCTTACTTCCCCACCACCTCCGTCACCGCCTCCGCCTGTTTATTCTCCCcctcctccaccgccaccacctcctccggtatattctcctccaccaccaccgcccCCACCGCCTCCTCCGCCAGTAtattctcctccaccaccaccaccgcccCCACCGCCTCCTCCGCCAGTATATTCTCCGCCACCACCATCGCCGCCTCCACCGCCTCCGCCAGTCTACtctcccccaccaccaccaccgcctccacctcctccgccGGTATACTCTCCTCCGCCTCCGCCAGTATACTCTTCTCCACCTCCTCCGCCTTCTCCAGCACCAACTCCAGTTTATTGCACCCGTCCACCACCCCCACCACCTCACTCGCCGCCACCACCACAAttttctcctccaccacctgaACCTTACTACTACAgctcaccaccaccaccgcatTCTTCACCGCCGCCGCattcacctccaccaccacatTCACCTCCCCCACCGATTTATCCATATCTGTCTCCACCGCCCCCACCAACACCAGTTTCTTCTCCACCACCCACTCCGGTCTATTCCCCTCCTCCCCCACCTCCTTGTATagaaccaccaccacctccaccgtGTATAGAGTAttcacctcctcctcctccaccagtCGTTCATTATAGCTCTCCGCCTCCACCGCCAGTCTACTACAGCTCTCCGCCACCTCCACCAGTCTATTACAGCTCTCCACCTCCGCCACCGCCGGTTCATTACAGCTCTCCGCCACCACCAGAAGTCCATTACCATTCTCCGCCTCCATCTCCAGTACACtacagctctccaccaccgccaccaTCAGCTCCATGTGAAGAATCTCCTCCACCAGCACCGGTAGTTCACCACAGTCCACCACCGCCCATGGTTCACCACAGCCCACCACCTCCAGTGATCCACCAAAGCCCACCACCGCCATCTCCTGAATATGAAGGACCACTACCACCGGTCATCGGCGTATCATACgcatctcctccaccaccgccgTTCTATTGA